CCGTCGCCGTGGCGCTCGTGCGCGGGTTCGCCCGTCGTCGCCAGGGCACCATCGGCAACGTCTGGGTGGACGTCGTCCGTGCGACCGGACGGCTGCTCCTGCCGCTGTCCTTCGTCTTCGCGCTCGTCCTCGTCGCCGGTGGCGTCGTCCAGTCGTGGGGCGCCGGTACCGACGTCGCCACGCTCGCCGGCGGCACGCAGCACGTCCCCGAGGGCTTCGTCGCCTCGCAGGAGGCGATCAAGCTCCTCGGCACCAACGGCGGCGGCTACTTCAACGCCAACAGCGCGCACCCGTTCGAGAACCCGCAGGCGTGGACGAACCTCGTCGAGGTCTTCCTCATGCTCGTCATCCCGTTCTCTCTCCCGCGCACCTTCGGCGCGATGGTCGGTGACCGCCGTCAGGGCACCGCGATCCTCGCCGTGATGGCAGGCATCTTCCTCGTGTCGCTCTCGGTGATGTCGATCGCCGAACTCGCCGGCGGCGGGGTCGCGACGCACGCCGCCGGTGCGGCGATGGAGGGCAAGGAGGTCCGCTTCGGCATCCTCGGGACCACGCTCTTCGGCACGACCTCGACCGCCACGTCGACCGGCGCCGTCAACGGCATGTTCGACAGCTTCACGCCGATCGGCGGGATGATGGCGCTCATCAACATGATGCTCGGCGAGGTCACCCCCGGCGGCGTCGGATCCGGTCTGTACGGCATGCTCGTGCTCGCCGTGATCACGGTGTTCATCGGCGGCCTGCTCGTCGGCCGCACGCCGGAGTACCTCGGCAAGAAGATCCGCGCCAAGGAGATGACCTTCGCGGCGCTGTACATCCTCGTCACGCCGACGGTCGTGCTCCTCGGGACCGCGCTGTCGCTCGTCATCCCTGGCGTCCGGGAGCAGGTGCTCGGCACGAGCATCTACAAC
The sequence above is drawn from the Curtobacterium sp. L6-1 genome and encodes:
- the kdpA gene encoding potassium-transporting ATPase subunit KdpA, producing MGGAAQTWAGIAQVAVLVLLLVLVHRPVGDWMARVFTSPRHGRVERLVYRVIGVDPDAEQSWAAYLRGVLLFSVAGLLLVYLLQRIQVVLPGDLGLPAVGPALAFNTAASFVANTNWQSYSPEVTVGYTVQMAGLAVQNFLSAAVGLAVAVALVRGFARRRQGTIGNVWVDVVRATGRLLLPLSFVFALVLVAGGVVQSWGAGTDVATLAGGTQHVPEGFVASQEAIKLLGTNGGGYFNANSAHPFENPQAWTNLVEVFLMLVIPFSLPRTFGAMVGDRRQGTAILAVMAGIFLVSLSVMSIAELAGGGVATHAAGAAMEGKEVRFGILGTTLFGTTSTATSTGAVNGMFDSFTPIGGMMALINMMLGEVTPGGVGSGLYGMLVLAVITVFIGGLLVGRTPEYLGKKIRAKEMTFAALYILVTPTVVLLGTALSLVIPGVREQVLGTSIYNPGNHGLSELLYAFTSAGNNNGSAFGGLTANTTWMNSALGVAMLLGRFVPMVFVLALAGSLAAQDKVPATVGTLPTHRPLFIALLGGVAVIVTALTYFPVLALGPLAEGLVR